From one Acidobacteriota bacterium genomic stretch:
- a CDS encoding helix-turn-helix transcriptional regulator — protein MKKATNGQAMNEAMLDLVARRFRILGEPYRLRILQQLEQGELSVGALVAALDGNQPNVSRHLQVLYDAGLVSRRRDGTSVLYAIGDPVIFKLCDLVCRNTSQRTQQSLDRLQGVSSQRTAQRSRQ, from the coding sequence ATGAAGAAGGCAACGAACGGACAGGCGATGAACGAGGCGATGCTCGACCTCGTCGCGCGCCGCTTCCGCATCCTCGGCGAACCCTACCGCCTGCGCATCCTCCAGCAGCTCGAGCAGGGCGAGCTCTCCGTCGGCGCCCTGGTTGCGGCGCTCGACGGCAACCAGCCCAACGTCTCCCGCCATCTCCAGGTGCTCTACGACGCCGGACTCGTCAGCCGCCGCCGCGACGGAACGTCGGTCCTCTACGCCATCGGCGACCCCGTCATCTTCAAGCTCTGCGATCTCGTCTGCCGCAACACCAGCCAGCGCACCCAGCAATCCCTCGACCGCCTGCAGGGAGTATCCTCCCAGCGGACGGCGCAAAGGAGCAGGCAATGA
- a CDS encoding MBL fold metallo-hydrolase: MIKQFEVPGLAQYSYIVSSEGQAVVIDAMRDIAPYLAYAREHGLTIAYVTETHIHADFAAGSKALAEAVNAELALSGYDHDELYQYAMPHCALKDGDSIEFGRLRLQALHTPGHTPEHLSFLLFDLDGSATEPSAIFTGDFLFLGSLGRPDLLGEEAKHTLAHQLYRSLHQRIASVPDSATVYPGHGAGSLCGAGMSEGGQSTLGFERQTQHLFRLDEDDFVRQILASVPPMPAYYPRMKRLNAVGAPAPLPSMPSLSAAQLQQQISANPGNITLLDTRDVESFATAHIPGAINLAAGPSLPLWAGWLLDPEKPIVIITGSDDRTLSHDANPRTSLLRVGLDRIAGQLPFSRWAEAEYETQATPLLSAPEAAAAAQHAAPHPLLIDVRNPAEWATGHIAGATNIALGDLATKLSTLNPAQPVITICGSGYRAAAAASLLAARGFQNVSIMDGGMAAWAEHNLPTTHP; the protein is encoded by the coding sequence ATGATCAAACAGTTTGAAGTTCCCGGGCTGGCACAGTACTCCTACATCGTCTCCTCCGAGGGCCAGGCCGTCGTCATCGACGCCATGCGCGATATCGCTCCCTACCTCGCCTACGCCCGCGAGCACGGTCTCACCATCGCATACGTCACCGAAACCCACATCCATGCCGACTTCGCCGCCGGTTCAAAGGCCCTCGCTGAAGCGGTCAATGCCGAGCTCGCCCTTAGCGGCTACGATCACGACGAGCTCTACCAGTACGCCATGCCGCACTGCGCGCTCAAGGACGGCGACTCGATCGAATTCGGCAGGCTCCGTCTCCAGGCGCTACACACCCCCGGCCACACCCCCGAGCATCTCTCCTTCCTGCTCTTCGACCTGGACGGCAGCGCCACCGAACCCAGTGCCATCTTCACCGGTGACTTCCTCTTCCTCGGCTCGCTCGGCCGCCCCGACCTGCTCGGCGAAGAGGCCAAGCACACGCTCGCCCACCAGCTCTACCGCAGCCTGCACCAGCGCATCGCCTCTGTGCCGGACTCCGCGACCGTCTACCCCGGCCACGGCGCCGGGTCGCTCTGTGGAGCGGGCATGAGCGAAGGCGGCCAGTCCACGCTCGGCTTCGAACGCCAGACGCAGCACCTCTTCCGCCTCGACGAAGACGATTTTGTCCGGCAGATTCTCGCCTCCGTGCCGCCCATGCCCGCCTACTACCCCCGCATGAAGCGCCTCAACGCCGTCGGCGCACCCGCGCCTCTCCCGTCCATGCCCAGCCTCTCCGCCGCACAGTTGCAGCAACAGATCTCCGCCAACCCGGGCAACATCACCCTGCTCGACACCCGCGACGTCGAAAGCTTCGCTACCGCGCACATCCCCGGCGCCATCAACCTCGCCGCGGGACCCAGCCTTCCGCTTTGGGCCGGATGGCTGCTCGACCCGGAGAAGCCCATCGTCATCATCACCGGCAGCGATGATCGTACCCTGTCCCACGACGCCAATCCCCGCACCTCCCTGCTGCGCGTCGGACTCGACCGCATCGCCGGCCAGCTACCCTTCAGCCGCTGGGCCGAGGCAGAGTATGAGACGCAAGCCACGCCGCTGCTCTCCGCTCCAGAGGCAGCCGCTGCGGCACAGCACGCGGCCCCGCACCCACTCCTCATCGACGTGCGCAACCCCGCCGAGTGGGCCACTGGCCACATCGCCGGCGCCACAAACATCGCGCTCGGCGACCTCGCGACAAAGCTCTCAACACTCAACCCCGCCCAGCCAGTCATCACTATCTGCGGCAGCGGATACCGCGCCGCCGCGGCCGCCAGCCTGCTCGCCGCCCGCGGCTTCCAGAACGTAAGCATCATGGACGGGGGCATGGCCGCCTGGGCCGAACACAACCTCCCCACCACGCACCCCTGA
- a CDS encoding rhodanese-like domain-containing protein encodes MSLRWIDVREYPEFAGGHIAGSELAPLGTLAEASAAWERAQPVMLVCRSGRRAEEARRLLADRGFVSVEVLAGGVEAWREQGKPLVTIARRPWSLERQVRVAAGSLVLITLLLAIVVSRYFLLATAAVGAGLVFAGVSDICMMASLLGRMPWNRAV; translated from the coding sequence ATGAGTTTGCGGTGGATCGATGTTCGCGAGTATCCGGAGTTTGCAGGCGGCCATATCGCCGGATCTGAACTGGCGCCGCTGGGCACGCTGGCGGAGGCGAGCGCCGCCTGGGAGCGCGCGCAGCCGGTGATGCTGGTCTGCCGCAGCGGAAGGAGGGCGGAGGAGGCGCGTCGGCTGCTTGCGGACAGGGGCTTTGTCAGCGTCGAGGTGCTGGCCGGAGGCGTCGAGGCGTGGCGCGAGCAGGGCAAGCCGCTGGTGACGATTGCGCGGAGGCCGTGGTCGCTCGAGCGCCAGGTCCGCGTGGCCGCCGGATCGCTGGTGTTGATCACGCTGCTGCTGGCGATAGTGGTCTCGCGGTACTTTCTGCTTGCGACGGCCGCAGTGGGCGCGGGGCTGGTTTTTGCGGGTGTCAGCGACATCTGCATGATGGCTTCGCTGTTGGGGCGCATGCCGTGGAACCGGGCGGTCTGA
- a CDS encoding DUF1801 domain-containing protein yields MEKSVPVKPASASIDAKINELGDWRGETLKKVREIILKADPEIVEEWKWAKATSPGVPVWSRGGIVCTGETYKSVVKLTFAKGASLDDPAEIFNSSLEGNVRRAIDIREGEKINEAALKALVRAAVALNLEVASLKHKSSAKPQRANSKQG; encoded by the coding sequence ATGGAAAAGTCCGTTCCGGTGAAGCCTGCATCTGCGTCGATTGACGCGAAGATCAACGAACTTGGGGACTGGCGTGGTGAGACGCTCAAAAAAGTGCGCGAGATTATTCTGAAGGCCGACCCCGAGATTGTTGAGGAGTGGAAGTGGGCGAAGGCGACGTCGCCGGGGGTGCCGGTGTGGTCGCGCGGCGGGATTGTGTGCACGGGAGAGACGTACAAGAGCGTGGTGAAGCTGACGTTTGCGAAGGGCGCTTCGTTGGATGACCCTGCGGAAATTTTCAATTCGAGCCTTGAGGGGAATGTGCGGCGCGCGATCGATATTCGCGAAGGCGAGAAGATTAATGAGGCTGCGTTGAAGGCGCTGGTTCGCGCGGCGGTGGCGCTGAATCTTGAAGTGGCGTCTCTTAAGCACAAGAGCAGCGCGAAGCCTCAGCGAGCGAACAGTAAGCAGGGCTGA
- a CDS encoding gamma-glutamyl-gamma-aminobutyrate hydrolase family protein translates to MKPRIAIPVPTSTNLEYNGKSWPMYAEAITRAGGIPVEIPLSLSQREVADLINTCHGVLLPGSPADVNPHKFGHEPAPETSPADPARENVDELLIQDAHNLYKPLLCICFGTQSLNVWRGGTLVQHLAPMPVNHPAGKTVAVAHNAAVAPDSVLGAIVGDGKASDGKPEAPEENGFLSLPINSSHHQAIGIPGDGLRVVARCPQDAVIEAVEGGQDPHNPNAHFVLAVQWHPERSYDISAASRAIFERFVNEAAQWKPRPIHTSVAVTTS, encoded by the coding sequence ATGAAGCCGCGCATCGCCATCCCCGTACCCACCAGCACGAATCTTGAGTACAACGGAAAGTCCTGGCCGATGTATGCCGAGGCCATCACCCGCGCCGGCGGCATCCCCGTCGAGATACCGCTCTCGCTCTCGCAGCGCGAGGTCGCCGACCTCATCAACACCTGCCACGGAGTCCTTCTCCCCGGCTCTCCCGCCGACGTCAATCCGCACAAGTTCGGCCACGAGCCCGCCCCCGAGACCTCACCCGCCGACCCCGCCCGCGAGAACGTCGACGAACTCCTGATCCAGGACGCGCACAACCTCTACAAGCCGCTCCTCTGCATCTGCTTCGGCACGCAGTCGCTCAACGTGTGGCGGGGCGGGACCCTCGTCCAGCATCTCGCGCCGATGCCCGTCAACCACCCCGCCGGAAAGACCGTCGCCGTCGCGCACAACGCTGCCGTTGCACCCGACTCGGTGCTCGGCGCAATCGTCGGAGACGGCAAAGCCTCCGACGGCAAGCCGGAAGCACCAGAGGAGAACGGCTTCCTCTCGCTGCCCATCAACTCCTCGCACCACCAGGCCATCGGTATCCCCGGCGACGGCCTGCGCGTCGTAGCCCGCTGCCCGCAGGATGCAGTGATCGAAGCGGTCGAAGGCGGACAGGACCCGCACAATCCCAACGCCCACTTCGTCCTCGCCGTACAGTGGCACCCCGAGCGCAGCTACGACATCTCCGCCGCCTCCCGCGCCATCTTTGAGCGCTTCGTCAACGAAGCCGCGCAGTGGAAGCCCCGGCCTATCCACACCTCGGTGGCAGTAACGACGAGCTGA